The sequence GAGGAAACTCTAGgggaacattttaatattttttagctaagcataagtataatatatttaatttaccctctaattaacattatttttaccaaaaaaatcaGTAATACCTATAGCATGATTTATATCTTATGATAAGTTAACTTATGTTACTTTGAgtttatataaaagaaattgatgaaagttattaaatttagcAGGGCCTGATAGCTGATACAGAGTAAAGAGCTTCTTGTAAAGCTTACATATGTATacctaaaaagttaaattattgaaaaaaaattaaaagaggaaaatcaatgatattatttatacagtatatttaaattaattatttaaacttaaaatttgaaaatcaaaattaattttgctgaACATTATTTAGTTAGGTACCGACtgcaaactgttttttttttttaaagattgaaACACATTCAAATTCCAGTCCATATTCCAAATTACTTTTAGTCTTTAGATACCAATGGGTCGTtgattaagtatacataatcaGTACCCACAATGAactaatttattctaataatctACACAAAATCtgctaaaatatatgtttttagaaTCGTGTACTTGATTGTACCATCATTGGTGCTATCATTTGTCTTTGTACATGTCTATACTGTGATAGAGGTTAGTTttttgatgtataaataaaaattatagttatacatacctatgtccaaaatttcttatattattttgatttctaGATTGTATGGACATGTAGTTTTTATTTGGAGTCAGTTGCAATTGTACCACAATTATTTATGGTGCCAAGAACAAGTCAAGATGAATCCATTATTTCACACTATTTATTTGCTCTAGGATCTTACAAAGCACTGTATTTACTAAATTGGATTTACCGTTATTATGAAGAACATTACTTTGATTCGATTGTAATTGTGGCTGGAATTGTGGAAACTGTCATCacatattttggttatttttcaaTCTTCATTAGACCAAaagtatagtattaatatttattttacagtttaaaaatccacttactattttatttcatttttgtttagtACAAaaagcatacattttattttaattcaaataatgtattattattttctatcaattaacatctttattaaattaattttaattcatatctatataatgattatacatCTTTACATGACTATATtggcaatattattttaatattttttaaaacaacaattccttattaatatttacctacttgtaatacttaaaaattattaattagaaagtcatataacaatattgttatttgatataataaattaataaacacagTAATTAAGCTCATCATACAAGtgtgattttaaaagttttgccattttaatttttatgattaatcatGATTTCTAATTCAATGCatcaaaataagtatattatcattatatagatattagatagtatacctacctataacacTTAACGACTTAACTATAGATTTTAACAAGATAATATTAAtgcttacataataaaatattatatttcaatacaatttaaaataatgttataatagtcTAATGGAAATCTAAGGAATGACTCATATGTTAAAGCTTTAAGATGTAAAGGaatgttcttattattttttgaattttctttataaattaatggtaatcattattttacttataatattttattgaaatttctgCTTACTTATACTAAAAGGgcttttaattcaattttttagtacataattattaagatttcaAGATAAATTTAAgctaaaaataagttttgtaagtttattaataaataaaatggaaaGATTCTATCTCAATGAAAATCATTATCTAGTAAATTAAACTTAGTGTTAGTTAGAatcttttcaaattaaataaacaatttaaaaattatttagaatgaaAACATTCTATAATGTTATTGTGCATccaatgttacataatattcagTGTTGGCCTGGCTAGGACCGTGAACGCAGCCAAGGCCCCGagctttttttttagtttataattagtGGAACTTAAAATATGCCGAGCCCCCGTACAATAGGtttgatcaatattttatttaattattaacattgctGCTATATCGAAATGGAGTAGTAAAGTAAGAACTACAaactacactataatatatatatatagatatagtatataggtacgtgtTGACTAAGGACTTCTCAAAGATTGTCAttggtaaaaatctaaaaaaatattttcttattgtcattaaatataccaaattttacatacaattttaattttgtaatacatattttttaataggctAATAATGGACCAATTCGAGTAGTTGTAACAGATGCTGCTGGTCAACTTGCTTACTCTTTGATATTCAAGATTGCTAATGGCGATGTTTTTGGAACTAAACAACAAGTAATATTACACCTTATAGACATTCCATCTGCAATGGAAATTCTTGAAGGTGTATGCATGGAAATTGAAGATCTAGCTTTACCTTTAGTCAAAGGTTTGAAAAGTTTGAATGTAATGTACAAAAATGTTCATagaaatttacatataatataatttttataatatttaggttgtGTGAAAACAACTAAATTAGAAGAAGCATTTAAAGATGTTGATGCTGCTTTCTTATTAGGCACAATGCCAGATAGTgaaagtaaagaaaaaaaagactTTCTGTCATCTAATGTGAAGATTTTCAAATTACTAGGTGGCGCTTTAGATAAATATGCAAAGAAAGATATTAAAGTTTTAGTGATTGGAAATTCAGCCAACACTAATGCTTTAATATGCTCTTTACACGCTCCTTCCATACCCAAGAAGAACTTTACTGCAATGACAAGACTTATTCAAAATCGGTATATAACTttgtaaatattacacaaataaattataatataatttttgatttgaaataaatattacagaGCCCAGTCTGCTATTGCTATATATCTTAGACTAAgtgtaagtaatataaaaaatgttacaatCTGGGGTAATCAATCATCAACTCAATTCCCAGATGTTTTTAATGCATCAGTACAATTATGTGACAGCTCAAAAAGTGTATATGACACCATAAAAGATACACAATGGCTCGAAGAAGATTTTATTaaggtaaaaaaatgtattgcattttggtaaatgtatacttattatttaattcaaacaaatatttgaattataaaattagttaaaatcaaatgcattagtatatttattacaaaggCTCAGAGGTTATAAAAGCTTAAAtagaccaaaaaaataaatctaggaatttataattatttatcaacaacttattactatatttacattttttttttaaataaataaaaaaagacctCATCAATTGATTATCTTAATTAATGAattgaaaaataagtatatagtaaaaatatatttttaatttgtgtataattgaTTGACaactaattaaatacattttatttaatcaatggtaAGGTTAGGTATAATTTgttgatgtattattaataatatcacattatcTGGATTACAAAAATAACCCACTAATAccttttaataaattcttacatacatagttttatttaacaatatggtTGCGCCTGTGATTTGTTTCAAAgccattaaatatattagaccTGTGTAAAAACAATGTAGCAAAAAAGTGCATTATAAATGCATGAATTGAAGAACACcgataataagttaaaaaatatcctaatactttaaataataataattcgatcAATTTTAGATTATTCAAAGTAGGGAGGCAGCTGTCATTCAAGCTAAAAAGAATTCATCAGCTATGTCTGCCGCTAAAGCAGCTGTTGATCACATGCATGACTGGTGGTTTGGAACTTCGAATGGAACCTGGGTTTCAATGGGAGTTATATCTGATGGTTCATATGGCGTGCCCAAAGATTTGATTTACTCTATGCcagtaactatttataaaaaacaatggaAAATTGTGCAGGTATAGCATTATCaagaaatgtaattaattttggatataatataatgaattatacaatttttaaagggtttaaaaataactaattttgcaAAGAAAAAATTGGATTTGACTACTGAAGAACTGTTGTATGAAAAAGAAAAAGCTTTGGAAATTTGCAATCTTTGTTGTGTATAACTTTTGACTGACTAAAAAATCTGGATAGACTACTATATTTAAGACATAACTTTTAACaacaaatatgatttttaccatttttggaTAATTTTCTTGTCTCATAAGCAGTAACGTAAATTGTCACCttggttacaataatattgatatcaatgtaaatcatttaattttattaatttatctattatttttgatgttttaaaaatcagttttatatTTCTGCTATAAATATGAGAGAAAAACGATGATTGTATTTTGATGTACCAACCAGTAGAGgagaatttttgatattaatattcatagttttaaatgttttattatcattatctaaaaatggttaaacaaaaataatttatattatattattttaagaacaaaTTTTCCTTGATCGaccaaatgttaatttataacaaaaaaaaaataaatacatgtatataaagtgtggttattatgatttattcaattttttgccTAGTGAAAGTTGTTGGCCAATCTGGaacataattttcatttatataattttcccTTGTCTGTGAaagtatgtttaaattatttgtacttcCAAATATTGATCCTATTGACAAAAAACCACACTTAAAtgattaattctttaaaatatgtttatttatttacctccAAGCCACGCAATGTAATTTTCATATGCAGGTGCaatatgaaatttgaattttgtgatttttaagtTGTTATATTTGGAAGACTTAAGCTTTTCTAAGAGTTCTTCTTTTAATCTTGACATAAAACCTTTAGTCATTACTGTACCTCCTATAAGAACAATATTTTCTGCAAGCTTTAATCGCATATCCACATTActctgtaattaaaaataattaaattatttcagaaaattttGTTATAAGATCAAATTATTAGTTGACAAACATTAATTATGGTTTCAAGTATCATAGTAGTAATAGacatttcatcaatattttcttcaaataacacATCATGGACTGTTTCTCTGACACTTCCTGGTATTGTTATGGATCTTTCtccatttatatgataatcaacATCAGTAGTTTTTGGTTCAACATTTTGACCGGTAGCTAGAATTTTGCTGCGATTTAATGTAGTCACAAAACAGGTTCTGgctgaaaacaaattataccaATTAAGTAAtagattaatacaaaattaataaaaaatatatttatctgtcACCTTTAATATCTTCAGCAATACTGTCGATCGATTCATCAGGAGATAATTGACCCATATCAATACGAGTTTTGATTTGGTTTTCTACCTCTTGTCCTGCCAATGCCATTGCTTGCCATAATCGTAAAACAGGTACTCCTTCACATACTGGTATAAGAATAGCTTCCTTGTATCCCACATCAAGTACTAAACCGGTGGAAATTCCAAGTGTGAACAAAGAAGCACAATGTGA is a genomic window of Rhopalosiphum padi isolate XX-2018 chromosome 4, ASM2088224v1, whole genome shotgun sequence containing:
- the LOC132928453 gene encoding malate dehydrogenase, cytoplasmic-like isoform X1, with protein sequence MNLFRLCGDMIHLLANLMLPVVMWKTQSCAGISRKTQILFATVFTTRYIDLFIHFVSIYNSFMKIVFLTLSYITLHLMFYTFKSTYDHKNDRFRIVYLIVPSLVLSFVFVHVYTVIEIVWTCSFYLESVAIVPQLFMVPRTSQDESIISHYLFALGSYKALYLLNWIYRYYEEHYFDSIVIVAGIVETVITYFGYFSIFIRPKANNGPIRVVVTDAAGQLAYSLIFKIANGDVFGTKQQVILHLIDIPSAMEILEGVCMEIEDLALPLVKGCVKTTKLEEAFKDVDAAFLLGTMPDSESKEKKDFLSSNVKIFKLLGGALDKYAKKDIKVLVIGNSANTNALICSLHAPSIPKKNFTAMTRLIQNRAQSAIAIYLRLSVSNIKNVTIWGNQSSTQFPDVFNASVQLCDSSKSVYDTIKDTQWLEEDFIKIIQSREAAVIQAKKNSSAMSAAKAAVDHMHDWWFGTSNGTWVSMGVISDGSYGVPKDLIYSMPVTIYKKQWKIVQGLKITNFAKKKLDLTTEELLYEKEKALEICNLCCV
- the LOC132928453 gene encoding ER lumen protein-retaining receptor-like isoform X4, with the translated sequence MNLFRLCGDMIHLLANLMLPVVMWKTQSCAGISRKTQILFATVFTTRYIDLFIHFVSIYNSFMKIVFLTLSYITLHLMFYTFKSTYDHKNDRFRIVYLIVPSLVLSFVFVHVYTVIEIVWTCSFYLESVAIVPQLFMVPRTSQDESIISHYLFALGSYKALYLLNWIYRYYEEHYFDSIVIVAGIVETVITYFGYFSIFIRPKANNGPIRVVVTDAAGQLAYSLIFKIANGDVFGTKQQVILHLIDIPSAMEILEGVCMEIEDLALPLVKGLKSLNVV
- the LOC132928454 gene encoding actin-related protein 10, whose protein sequence is MKIDSDFLPEKQCIVIDIGTKYTKFGFATEHSPRCIIPTCCEIDGIPIPDIYKCKDVQTLTLALTNFIHMLFYKYALVAPKDKKVIIVESLLSPTTFKEILAKVLFITYEVASLCFVPSHCASLFTLGISTGLVLDVGYKEAILIPVCEGVPVLRLWQAMALAGQEVENQIKTRIDMGQLSPDESIDSIAEDIKARTCFVTTLNRSKILATGQNVEPKTTDVDYHINGERSITIPGSVRETVHDVLFEENIDEMSITTMILETIINSNVDMRLKLAENIVLIGGTVMTKGFMSRLKEELLEKLKSSKYNNLKITKFKFHIAPAYENYIAWLGGSIFGSTNNLNILSQTRENYINENYVPDWPTTFTRQKIE
- the LOC132928453 gene encoding malate dehydrogenase, cytoplasmic-like isoform X2, yielding MVPRTSQDESIISHYLFALGSYKALYLLNWIYRYYEEHYFDSIVIVAGIVETVITYFGYFSIFIRPKANNGPIRVVVTDAAGQLAYSLIFKIANGDVFGTKQQVILHLIDIPSAMEILEGVCMEIEDLALPLVKGCVKTTKLEEAFKDVDAAFLLGTMPDSESKEKKDFLSSNVKIFKLLGGALDKYAKKDIKVLVIGNSANTNALICSLHAPSIPKKNFTAMTRLIQNRAQSAIAIYLRLSVSNIKNVTIWGNQSSTQFPDVFNASVQLCDSSKSVYDTIKDTQWLEEDFIKIIQSREAAVIQAKKNSSAMSAAKAAVDHMHDWWFGTSNGTWVSMGVISDGSYGVPKDLIYSMPVTIYKKQWKIVQGLKITNFAKKKLDLTTEELLYEKEKALEICNLCCV
- the LOC132928453 gene encoding malate dehydrogenase, cytoplasmic-like isoform X3, translated to MIVLGSYKALYLLNWIYRYYEEHYFDSIVIVAGIVETVITYFGYFSIFIRPKANNGPIRVVVTDAAGQLAYSLIFKIANGDVFGTKQQVILHLIDIPSAMEILEGVCMEIEDLALPLVKGCVKTTKLEEAFKDVDAAFLLGTMPDSESKEKKDFLSSNVKIFKLLGGALDKYAKKDIKVLVIGNSANTNALICSLHAPSIPKKNFTAMTRLIQNRAQSAIAIYLRLSVSNIKNVTIWGNQSSTQFPDVFNASVQLCDSSKSVYDTIKDTQWLEEDFIKIIQSREAAVIQAKKNSSAMSAAKAAVDHMHDWWFGTSNGTWVSMGVISDGSYGVPKDLIYSMPVTIYKKQWKIVQGLKITNFAKKKLDLTTEELLYEKEKALEICNLCCV